The proteins below are encoded in one region of Panulirus ornatus isolate Po-2019 chromosome 31, ASM3632096v1, whole genome shotgun sequence:
- the LOC139758698 gene encoding uncharacterized protein, whose product MEHSFQSLLEDATPRAVLRQQLDALKPVDTPAPIRKAGGEKRKSRRIENALIRKKGGDANLQTPIPRQQSLHLSASALGDSLNTTSIKGVDRTYADLSALDSDESSINESIDLDLEAAARFRKRKRSMKFLTEPEVSLSKIAKKPPKSTGKKTPQIPKKSSQSSNVSANKGHIDVNLSLDKTYAHLSSSVMESSSDSIDLGAAQNIRHPKKQGIVFPQIDSVVPAPKLQEDDNIIDSIDLQAAKNIHQLGEQGIVSSKVVSVLSSPKSPHVDRSVDSSINTYNLRGSSRNAPKWKSPQMFQSVGKDLAHKQKPSHSNKNTTLEEGLEPQFDETYDSIVDIDDSLENIQLRTKERFARKASSLNLNLSTLIKDLRVKNNAFGVLEEFQTENAAVSERQTDESEISENRAAEIEMASDAVNLRAESRSVGAVQKSQENVGASEIQANEVAAESLETENEIVSDTQSSPARGTEESMIDDRTTILEEEDNLPERPSAKVEGALSTQMQSSSGSFAKRSDEVDVSSIEDESLDSSEYELNAPIPPPFNFRDVNDVDDDSQKSISASGSVTNTQNTLSTSFSSDSGGDVELDDNISAALVSLDSERGNDMLSHSEESNHSNYQHSSQPQSYSQNELRSVEKDAKSSSLRKSSLTSGKGTTLSPLRRSPRKSVEMNYSLTAPRKNSERDVRGGRTSLPLTHGKSLDRRNTSLPLRTSQRRYAGMETTSSPLRRSSRKSVAMETTFSTQRMSFDKEISDREITSTTRTSLQISVDERSVSSMRRDEESQLHQDSASAQGRTKISTEVGIDHEIGIAPLNSDTGESSYVDFQDRPVIIPSKIKSVSLVDFEDKTLSNPVRNIPEKEPGLTKLVLTPEEVEVHPEESIRAMQRASRNLHSNLHTVETGSVLDTVSHVTSHGIGHQQIIDKQEKSTDSDKSEDMDDMSQKLTVEEDDITESALAPVVEEIPANITRTQTSDIDLTTPYMEHTTDNEGLDNPEREGLRGKDEHIFGEVEDLHLAQERALKEREDGSHITQEDPLSDGEDATHAVQEDSVSEKSDGVHVDKDPLSDNEDISITPEGPVSDDEAIRVHDNPVSEGKSMNIVQEDSVNEGEDVAHLTHENPSSVENIAHVAQVDPMSEDDRLNLLSVTERKTLLLQEKPAEVGILTEPAAYRVTVEDNASDSDTSSEETPLIVHSQEKHSGVTDSSEMSATNTSAHKLASQPGSSKTKQLTMRDFLQKLASKPVQPPGLADKGRPRPWLGDLFGDKGTSSTQKLPRQAALAKRTKQTGKKPLPSCLPMSVTREIFGHYAKCRVVPNGFSEVIKASEKYWKNLSLDLVNFVTARRGSSDVLAKDVKRVMSRQGFITSDMSLFALIEEYLPMEDWNVLIPTAFAKDNVYPSDPAG is encoded by the exons ATGGAGCACTCTTTCCAAAGCCTGTTAGAAGATGCAACACCTAGAGCAGTTCTTCGTCAGCAGCTAGATGCCCTGAAGCCAGTGGATACCCCTGCACCCATCCGGAAGGCAGGTGGTGAAAAACGAAAAAGTAGGAGAATAGAAAATGCTCTCATTCGAAAGAAAG GTGGTGATGCAAATCTTCAGACACCAATTCCCAGGCAGCAATCTCTCCATCTTTCTGCTTCAGCTCTGGGTGACTCACTTAATACCACCAGCATCAAGGGTGTAGATCGTACATATGCTGATTTGAGTGCCCTTGATAGTGATGAATCTTCCATTAATGAGAGCATTGATCTAGACCTGGAGGCTGCAGCTAGATTTCGCAAGAGAAAGCGTTCTATGAAATTTCTCACTGAGCCTGAAGTGTCTCTTTCCAAAATAGCAAAGAAACCTCCTAAATCTACTGGCAAGAAGACTCCTCAGATACCAAAGAAATCTTCTCAGTCTTCTAATGTTTCAGCAAACAAAGGTCATATTGATGTAAATTTGTCATTGGACAAAACATATGCACATCTTAGCTCAAGTGTTATGGAATCATCATCAGACAGTATTGATCTTGGAGCAGCCCAGAACATTCGACACCCAAAGAAGCAAGGCATTGTTTTTCCTCAGATAGACTCAGTCGTTCCTGCTCCAAAGTTACAAGAGGATGATAACATTATAGACAGTATTGATCTTCAGGCAGCTAAGAATATACATCAACTAGGGGAGCAAGGCATTGTTTCCTCTAAGgttgtttcagtactgtcttctCCAAAGTCACCACATGTTGATAGATCAGTTGATTCTTCCATAAATACATATAACCTTAGAGGTAGCTCAAGGAATGCTCCGAAGTGGAAGTCCCCTCAGATGTTTCAGTCTGTAGGAAAAGATTTAGCTCACAAACAGAAACCATCACACAGTAATAAGAATACCACATTAGAAGAAGGCCTAGAACCTCAATTTGATGAGACTTATGACTCTATAGTTGATATTGATGACAGTTTAGAGAATATCCAGTTGAGAACTAAAGAGAGATTTGCTCGCAAGGCTTCATCATTAAATCTTAACCTATCAACACTGATAAAAGATTTGAGAGTAAAAAATAATGCATTTGGAGTTTTAGAAGAATTCCAAACTGAAAATGCAGCTGtatcagaaagacagacagatgagaGTGAAATATCAGAAAACCGGGCAGCAGAGATAGAAATGGCTTCAGATGCAGTAAATTTGAGAGCTGAGAGTAGGTCAGTTGGAGCTGTACAAAAATCCCAAGAGAATGTTGGAGCATCAGAAATACAAGCAAATGAAGTTGCTGCAGAAAGTCTGGAAACTGAAAATGAAATAGTTTCAGATACTCAGTCATCACCAGCCAGAGGCACAGAAGAATCCATGATTGATGATAGAACAACTATACTGGAAGAAGAGGACAATCTTCCTGAAAGACCATCAGCAAAGGTTGAAGGAGCTCTGAGTACTCAGATGCAGTCCTCGAGTGGTTCTTTTGCCAAAAGATCTGATGAAGTTGATGTATCGAGTATAGAGGATGAAAGTCTTGACAGCTCAGAATATGAGTTGAATGCTCCTATACCCCCTCCTTTTAATTTCAGGGATgtaaatgatgttgatgatgacagtCAAAAATCAATATCAGCAAGTGGTTCTGTTACTAATACTCAGAATACACTATCAACAAGTTTTTCTAGTGATAGTGGGGGAGATGTTGAGCTTGATGATAATATATCAGCAGCCCTCGTTTCTCTTGATTCTGAGAGAGGGAATGATATGCTTAGTCATTCTGAGGAAAGTAATCATAGTAATTATCAACATTCTTCACAGCCACAGTCATATTCTCAAAATGAACTCAGAAGTGTTGAAAAGGATGCAAAATCTTCATCTTTGAGAAAGAGTTCCTTAACTTCTGGAAAAGGCACTACATTGTCACCTTTAAGGAGAAGCCCCAGGAAAAGTGTTGAAATGAATTATAGTTTAACAGCACCAAGGAAGAATTCAGAGAGAGATGTTAGAGGGGGAAGAACTTCTTTACCATTGACTCATGGGAAAAGCCTTGATAGGCGGAATACATCTTTACCTTTAAGAACGAGTCAAAGAAGATATGCTGGTATGGAGACAACATCCTCACCTTTAAGGAGGAGTTCCAGGAAAAGTGTTGCTATGGAGACCACCTTTTCAACCCAAAGAATGAGTTTTGATAAAGAAATCAGTGACAGGGAGATCACTTCAACTACGAGAACAAGTCTTCAAATAAGTGTTGATGAACGCTCTGTTTCTTCTATGCGAAGAGATGAAGAATCCCAGCTTCATCAAGATAGTGCATCAGCTCAAGGCAGAACAAAAATATCCACTGAAGTGGGAATAGATCATGAAATTGGTATTGCTCCTTTGAATAGTGATACAGGTGAGAGTTCATATGTTGACTTCCAAGATAGGCCAGTTATTATACCCAGCAAGATTAAATCTGTGTCATTGGTAGACTTTGAGGACAAAACTCTTTCTAACCCTGTAAGAAATATACCTGAGAAGGAACCAGGTTTGACAAAGTTGGTGCTGACACCAGAAGAGGTTGAAGTTCATCCTGAAGAATCCATCAGAGCAATGCAGAGAGCTTCAAGAAACTTGCACAGTAATCTGCATACAGTTGAAACGGGTTCTGTACTTGATACAGTGAGCCATGTAACTTCTCATGGTATTGGCCACCAGCAAATTATAGATAAGCAAGAGAAGTCAACAGACTCGGATAAGTCTGAGGATATGGATGATATGTCTCAGAAACTAACTGTGGAGGAGGACGACATAACAGAATCAGCATTAGCACCTGTGGTTGAGGAAATACCTGCCAATATTACGAGGACTCAAACTTCTGATATTGATTTAACCACACCATATATGGAGCACACAACAGATAATGAGGGGTTAGATAATCCTGAAAGAGAAGGCTTGAGAGGCAAGGATGAACATATTTTTGGTGAAGTTGAGGACTTACATTTAGCACAAGAAAGAGCTTTGAAGGAAAGGgaagatggttcacatattacaCAAGAAGATCCCttgagtgatggtgaggatgcTACACATGCTGTACAGGAAGATTCTGTTAGTGAAAAATCAGATGGTGTACATGTAGATAAGGATCCTTTGAGTGATAATGAGGATATATCCATTACCCCTGAGGGTCCTGTGAGTGATGATGAAGCTATACGTGTCCATGATAATCCTGTCAGTGAAGGAAAGTCTATGAATATTGTACAAGAGGATTCTGTGAATGAAGGTGAGGATGTTGCTCATTTAACTCATGAAAATCCTTCAAGTGTTGAAAATATTGCACATGTAGCTCAAGTTGATCCCATGAGTGAAGACGATAGATTAAATTTGCTTTCAGTGACTGAGAGGAAAACTCTTTTATTACAAGAAAAGCCAGCAGAGGTAGGAATCTTGACTGAGCCAGCGGCTTACCGTGTTACAGTTGAGGATAATGCATCAGATAGTGACACAAGCAGTGAAGAGACTCCCCTCATTGTCCATTCTCAGGAGAAGCATTCAGGAGTCACTGATTCATCTGAGATGTCTGCAACAAATACCTCGGCTCATAAGTTAGCATCACAACCAGGTTCATCTAAAACTAAGCAGTTGACCATGAGGGACTTCCTGCAAAAGTTGGCATCCAAACCAGTGCAGCCACCCGGTTTAGCAGATAAAGGGAGACCAAGACCTTGGCTTGGTGACCTTTTTGGAGACAAGGGTACCAGTTCGACACAAAAGCTGCCTCGGCAAGCTGCATTAGCTAAGAGAACCAAGCAGACAGGAAAAAAGCCATTGCCTTCATGTTTACCCATGAGTGTCACCAGAGAAATATTTGGCCATTATGCAAAATGCAGAGTGGTACCAAATGGCTTCAGTGAAGTCATAAAGGCTAGTGAAAAATACTGGAAAAATTTATCCCTTGATCTTGTGAATTTCGTCACTGCTAGAAGGGGTTCCAGTGATGTACTTGCTAAAGATGTGAAAAGGGTCATGTCTCGTCAGGGCTTCATCACCTCAGATATGAGTCTTTTTGCTCTTATAGAAGAATATCTTCCAATGGAAGATTGGAATGTACTCATTCCTACAGCATTTGCTAAAGATAATGTATACCCATCAGACCCAGCTGGTTGA